The window GCAGAACACAGGAGAAGGAAAGatttttgttcatttttttgattACTACCTCGAGAGCTCCTTTTATGTACTGtcggaggcgccttaaagccctTTCGAGATGCCTCAAAGCAGCTGAGTCAGCCGCGCGGATCAGCGCTGAAatcttctcctctgatccacttgaaggcacctccaagctggtccaaggcgcctccaagctagctacggtccaaggtgcctccagctcagtccaaggcgcctccagctctgccgcgcagacttcagctcctttgcacccgaggcgcctctaagctccatggaggcgcctcggacactgttcatccaaggttgGCCTTGCTCTTTTGTACCTACAAAAcatgttagttcacaaaacacacacataccctacaagacaaagttagcacacataaaacaCAGTAAAAGCAGtatttgacagtcgtcggactgtctgggtctgacttcgaatcttcgaccgaaaatcctaggtcgacccgacacctactgttccctctacggggaacacgtcctcacctactcccctcaggagagattacctgctGCCAATCcgatcctccagactgactggacttttcgcctagggttaccaccccctaggacctagggttaccgccccctagggtttttctccacctagggttaccacccctagaatctaaggttaccccccccccccccccccccccttaggatttccctccacctagtgttaccacccctaggacttaaggtttccgccccttaggattttcctccacctagggttaccaccccctaggacctaaggttgccgccccttagggttttccttcacctagggttaccaccccctaggacctaaggttaccaccccttaggattttcacctgcctaaccgcagttaggactttccaaaaACACTTATTCAGGTACGTTAGACaacaattaatcttaactttgaaccctttgtcattatcaaaactcgggttcgatcatcggatgcttcctgcaccaacacactcatttctagattgtcaatcaaggaaccttaagagttttgtgagatgattgatTTATCTTTAGATTAACATCTAAGGAATTGATTCACATTTGAGTTAGATTGAgatttaacagttagttaattaaatatttatttcaataattggcttccaaacTGTGGTGagtcactaggccttcttgggtattgaatcatcaaccacttctagacaaagccttttaaaaaaattgaatatttaattcccTTTCTAAAATTTCTATGTCTAACTAGTTAAGTgtcaatcaagcctaagtccCTATCTATCCTAATCTATGCATGTATAATGAACAAAACAGCAAAACAagcatcaattaaatttatttaacaacTATGGTTtgttctattagctccccctggatcatagcctcgatagagtCTATCAATGTAAtaaatttgatccttagggatccaatattgactaagtccaacttgattactcaagttagacttggagacccatgcttggactattcttCTATTTGTTTTATTGACAAGAGATAAGTATGATTTGAATTTATATTTAGTCTTGTATCTAagtccagatcgattgtatacgaccctttgttttccaagaatcagatcaagatttttggaacctaaggtgaaccattccaatgttCCTTTTAGTTCTTTGACTTaatttttcaggttggaattttctgtctcaagttgttgaacttgagttgaagttttaGTTTGAATACGTTCAGTCAAAGAGCTTGggatagtcacttccttaagggttataACCTCCTTTTGGAGTAACTTGACTTGGATATTTGACTTTGCTAATTTACacattaaatgattaattaaattgtacaATTTATCTACTTGAGAAGATCTTACAACGTTGTTTGGCCCTTCAAAAATCGATACAGATCCATGGTTTCTCTCAGACTCAGCTTCAGATTCATTTTCAGTTTCAGACTCGTCAAGTTGTTCTCGGGCTGGAAGTGCAAGGAAACTTGTCTACTTGAGGTCTTTGTCGGAGTCTTCTGATGAGGATTCATCTCACGTTGCTTGAagtgccttcttcttcctttgcttctttgtttcTTTCTGGTTTGGATAGTtttctttgatgtgtcccttcttgttgcagctaTAGCAGGTTATAATTTTGACTTGATTTTAGAGCTTGGTTGTGTTGTTTTTGATTGGATCACCTTTTTTATCTCCTTTTTAGTgaatcttttctttttcttgtatagtcTCCGGACTAgtcttgtatgcgagcatgaagCTGGTTCGCTGACTGaccttttgtatttttatattatataatttatttaatattaagtctCATTTAGTTACCTTCGTGTCAGAAGtgtctgttggaccccgtggttattttgatgtgatcaaccaagttagttaggtcttgtttgtatttgatccctgtatctaagtgtgcaggaacttaggagcgtaggaagtcgagcggaagacgtagctagctagaaggacggcataggaagggagccgacgggcttggtgcgtccgaaggacgagagagctgcggaatagtacaccggtgggcgagaagaacgtacgtgacgttcgagggatgtaaagtcgggacggaagcctgctagaggagaaggccgagaattgggttcaggtgagccctatttcggttgaccgaaatcacccaagcgatcggagcttcggaagaagaaaagaagacgaAGTGAGCTGTCCTCACTGCTTGAGGCACCTCCCAAGTgttaaaggcaccttcaataatggaggcgcctccaacactgtttGAGGCGCCACCAAGCTGGTCAACTCGACAGTTTGAGCGCGAATAGAGTTTTATCTGCTTGActtggctggaggcgccttggaccttgttggaggcaccttggatcttcgagataggatttccaggagctatttaaAATCCCCTGAATCTAGGAAATAATCAATCATTCATGCAttaaattcctagcaacttgtgaactcgtttagtgtgtaaaaaggcttctccgcctacagtgaaggagacattctagtagAGATGTTCAACCGTCATGGATTAACAATCATCTTAattataaccaagttaatttcttgtctcttatttttattttacctttACTTTAATCAAATAAGTAGAATAGGTCAAATAAGTTAATCGAATTTTCTCCGTCAAGCTAAGTGGGCACCCTAATAAGTAGAATAGGTcgaataaagtaatttttttatataaaactattttattattatgaaaATTATTCATCCATAGTTACCCAACCAGATGCAAACATGATAAAAATAAACTTTATCATATCTTGATACCTTCAATCTTATTAACAAATAAAACCTCTAAATAACTAAACGAATGACCCAGAAATAAAACACATCCATAAGTATTAAATTCAAGCTTTAACAATGATATCCACACAAAAAAATGATTATACAATATACCCTTGGCTTTAATCAAAAAGCTTAGAGATGTTGCCTTCGGTCTAGGGTCTTGTGATGTCATATTAATTGAGTTATAATCACTCGCATCATTCGAGTCAGTATAAGACTGATACAATGATTCGTGATTCATGTCTGTCAATGGCACTGAAAAGTTAATTAATCAGCTGAAAAATCACTAACTTATCTAAGGACTTCAGAACTTGTACAAAGCCAATTCTCATAGTCATGAATTGACTAATGTTCAAAGGTTGTTCTTGACATTATTGAATGCATTTGGTATTTTCCTAATCCGCTACGAATCAAGACTGAGAACGAATCAAAAATTCTTTTAGTAGCTGGATTCAGCGTCATCATTCAGCAACTTGATCAAACTTGTTGAGAAATTCTTCTTTTTCTGTTTGTTGAAAGATGGAAACATTGAAAAGTAGATGATTTGAGGAAGCAGCCTCGAACTTGGTCCACAACTCTCTCTTCAGTGAGGTTTCACCAGGTAACTTCCCTTTTTGACTACTCTCCAAATCCTTCCAGAAAGGGGTGGAAAGCGAGAGCAGATTATTGGGTGTCGTCGGAAGTGGCTTTCCATCTGATGGTTCCTGCAATATACAAGTCTTTAAGGGCGATAAGAACCAATCAAGTGTTTCACACATTTCTTTTCTTCTATTAGTAAATCCAGAAACAAGCTGCACACCAAATGAATCTGGGTTCTCCATAGTGGATTTGTCTGAATCCTCATTAACAAGGTCATTAGAAAACTCAGTGACATTGTTGCTCTTAGCAAGCTCAGAAATCACTCCATCAGGATGTGACTCTACAATTGGATTAAGAAACCTAGATCTCCTTGGTAAGCATGGAGTTAAAAGCTGAAGACCATTTGTTTCTCCATAAGAAGAAGACTCTGATAAGTCAATTGGTGCTGACTTTTCTGCAATACGACTTATTGCTGTAGGCTTTTCTTCCACTCTCGTGAGATAATGTTGAACATTAGCAGGAATAGATGATGGTGGAGGTAGTTCATGAGAATTTGGATGTACTTTATCTGTGAACATTTTTACTGCAGATTTGGATGGCCCTGGGCACTTCGAGGAGCACAGTCGGTTTTTGGGTAGCGGAGTGAGCATAAATAGTTGTTTTCCATAATCAACCATACACGTGCCAGCACGCCAACAGACTAGCGGCGAAGGTGAAACAGCATGTTGAGATTCAGGTTCTGGTTTAGGTTCATTTCTATTGATTTCGACTGCAGCTCCATCTTCCATGGCACAAgtaacatgtttagtttcttttgCTTGAGTTAACTGATTTTTAGTAGCTGTTGAAGTAGTGTCAAGATATTGTTGTAGTCTCAGAAGCCATGGCTGAATAagatcacatacacacacaaaaaaaaactaTATGTTACAATTCAAGCATAGCTACTGCTCAATCCAATCATAAAAATGTGAATGGAGTGGGCATTATCAAAACAAAAATTTGCTGAAACAGAAGAAAAACATTTACTTTCAGAGATGAATGCATATCTGATAACAAATTCCTAAAGGAATCAAGATCTCGGTTTGCCTTGATGCCTTTTCCTTTATTCTCAATGACTTGAACAATTATATCGTCAATCTGCAAAAAAGCATGATGAGATCCACATACACTGGATGGGTAAAAAAAAAACCATTTATTTGAAAGACTATGAGCTAAAAAGTCAGTTATGAAGCTATGAACATTTCAAATGTTAATCTAACAGATATTACATTAAAAAATGGCAGCATGTTAACCATTATTGCTCTGAACTAACAATCAACATGATACAATATAGGGCAAATAAAGCCGTAACAACAATTGAGAAACATTGTTCCTAGTGCTGTCAATAATCAAGTTTACCATCAAAAGGTGTGGATGTACACCTCGTACTGAATCAAGGCAGATTTAGTTTTTCATATATAGCTTAAAATTTGCCACCTTTTAAAGGTTTCAGTTTCCGAGAACCACCTTATGTCTTGGATGGGGCAAGTAGGAAGATCTTGTTGTTATTGGACAGAACTCTGTTAGAGACAATATGTTTATGTTGCAACTTTTAGCATAGATGCAAACGATCCCCATTACATTGTAAGAAACAACTTAGGAGATATataacaaagaagaagaagatgaaaagacTGTTTAGATTGAGTGAATCACCCATTAATCGTATTTGTACCAATCTCCTTAGAATAAGTCAAATATAAAACATACATGACAATTGCATATGCCTAAACAGTAGAACTTGTAGACGATTGTGCAGAAATTCGGACCATGTTAATTGATCAAAAGAAAGATATCGTCCAATCACTCAGTTAAAGCAAGGCAGCATAAAAACACATTATTTCATCAAAAAATCGCACTCACCATTGTTCAAGAAACCGAAGGTAAACAAGGAATCCAAATAAATACTAACGCACAAGAAAGCTGAAGCTTGGGCAGATAGAACCAAATATCAGTATGAAAAGGCAACGAAATGAAGTAAAAAAAGAAAATCTCAAACTCCTTTTCTCACTTCGGGTCATTTGATTCCCTTTCCGTCTAGGGTTAACAGAAACGCACCTGGGCGACGATATTGGCTAGGTCGGAGCGCGTAAGGAGGAGGCGATCGACGGCACCTTCATGTTCGTTCGCTTCGTTGGAAGCGTTGCTCTTCTTGCGCGACCGGAGGGTGCTGCCCCCGCCGTTTGATACGTCCCCAAGAGGTTTCCTCGGCGCCGATTTCGCGCGAATGCTCTTCATCATCTCTGTCTACCAGCCTCTCCCTGCTCCTTCCACCAGCGAGTCGATCAGATCGAAGCGAGGACAATCTAGCGCTTCTTTTTCAGGCGACGACGACGAAGAcaggagaggaggaagaatagGACCGTGTCGCGAGACTTCCCCAACGGATCTATTCCGGGTTTGGAAATTTCAATTAACAGCTATTTTGAGCTATATTGGGCTTATCGGCCCGGCCCTAAAGaggattaattaaataattaatgttAACCCTCATAgttaatttataaatatattaaacaaATACAAATAGTGAATTTACTTTCAAATCCAAAATATATTGAGTGAAATATAATATTggatacaatttattaaataaaactaaattgGAAAACACATCTTCTTTCCATGAATGACAGCTCTATTTTCTCCTTCGATGACCACGTACTTAGCTGTTCCAACAAGTTTGGGGCAAGTGATCTAGGCTCATTAAAATCATTCATTATGTTGCCAAACTCCTCGGATTTTAACTAAAGTTTACGATGACAATATTCTGATTTACTTTTCTAAATAGACGTGGTCCGGCGGGCCGGCCGTGTGGCAAGATCGAATGACCTTTTACCGAAACGATGGCATAATTAGATcatggaaaaaaaatataataataataataatagagaatTCATTTCAATTATTTGCTTAAACAATTCCATTTGAAAACAAAGCATGAACGGTTCAGTATATGGATCCGCCGCCGCGGTGATGCCATTGAGTCTCTGACGCTGACCAATTCGATGAGTACTTTCTTCTtaataataagaagaagaaaattgTGATCTCGTAGTCAATCCCATTGGGAGAGTTCACTGGCTTTGCTAATCTCCGCCTCCATC is drawn from Zingiber officinale cultivar Zhangliang chromosome 1B, Zo_v1.1, whole genome shotgun sequence and contains these coding sequences:
- the LOC121970583 gene encoding uncharacterized protein LOC121970583, whose protein sequence is MMKSIRAKSAPRKPLGDVSNGGGSTLRSRKKSNASNEANEHEGAVDRLLLTRSDLANIVAQIDDIIVQVIENKGKGIKANRDLDSFRNLLSDMHSSLKPWLLRLQQYLDTTSTATKNQLTQAKETKHVTCAMEDGAAVEINRNEPKPEPESQHAVSPSPLVCWRAGTCMVDYGKQLFMLTPLPKNRLCSSKCPGPSKSAVKMFTDKVHPNSHELPPPSSIPANVQHYLTRVEEKPTAISRIAEKSAPIDLSESSSYGETNGLQLLTPCLPRRSRFLNPIVESHPDGVISELAKSNNVTEFSNDLVNEDSDKSTMENPDSFGVQLVSGFTNRRKEMCETLDWFLSPLKTCILQEPSDGKPLPTTPNNLLSLSTPFWKDLESSQKGKLPGETSLKRELWTKFEAASSNHLLFNVSIFQQTEKEEFLNKFDQVAE